Genomic DNA from Perca flavescens isolate YP-PL-M2 chromosome 14, PFLA_1.0, whole genome shotgun sequence:
actctctctgtctgttacTGACCTTGACGTAAGTGGTCTTCTCATGTTCCTGAGAAGCCTGGCAATGTATTTTATATAAAGCATAATATCGCTTTGCAGAGAGTAATTCAGATGGATCACTATGTTACAATGGAGAGTTTTTGCTTCCTGTCATGCTCTACATGTTGTGGAGGTTTTTCAAAATTGCAAAGACTGAGATTTTGCTAAAACGTATGTCTGATGTGTAGGACTTGGACTCCCTTGTTACCGAGCGTCTGTCAGACCTCGGCACAGACATCACCAGCGCCATCAGCCAGGATGTCAGTTTGCATGATGCTATGGTAACCAGTGCTGGAGCATTTGGTGTGGCGTCTGAAAGAGCTGAGTCCAGGCCAGTCACCCAACAACAAGGAACCCTCTTACGACTGGACTCGCACTCGGACGCGTCACCAGGGATGGcagtgggtctggctgctcttcCCTTTGCTACAGTATGTAATTTAACTGGAAATGTGTCATCGCATAGTGCACTGGGCGGCTGTCTGGATGAGGCAGTGTTTGACCAGATTAATCAGCTAGGTTTGGAAGGCCTGGACACCCAGCTGATGGGCTCTCTGGAGAGCATAGACCCACAGGTCCTCGAGGACTTGGACTCGGACTCTGGTCTCTCCTTGGAGAGCAGCTCTGGAGGTCCAGTCTCCCCAGGTTGGTTCAAATCTTTACAAATATTTGTAGATTAAATGTCTTTATTGCAATGGCTTGTGAAGCcaataatgttttttgttaTACACACTAATACAATAACAGGGTCCCCGCGGGTCCTTAAAAAGTCTTGAAACcacttaaataaatgttttgatttttaaagtCTGAAAATGTCTTGAAATCTGGAATTTACAATAAGGATGTCTGTGCAACCGAGTCCGACTCGTCATccgttttttttcatgaagtaATCATGAAGCGATGTGCGCTTTATGTAAAAAGACGATACAGCGGGGGACAATGGGCCACATAGCGCTCGATTCACACGTGAAAGCAGAGAAGCACAAGAAGTATGTGTTGTCGCAGGCAAGTAGTGCCCAGAAGTATCTTCTCATCTTCTCCTGTTGAACCTAGCACTTCGACCTCTCAGCCTTCCACAAGGCCGTCCACTTCATCAAGCAATGCCTTCGGTAGTTTTGCAAATTGCATTAGGTCTATGAATAGATTATTGAATGTGCTTGCAGTAATCACAGTAAGCAGACCCTGAACAACATTTTCTTGGGGAGAACCCCCAAACCCCCCTCATTTGGCAGCCACATTTACCCATAATTTAGAGAAAAGATGATGAATACTTTaacttttgtgtatttgtggaCTTTTGTAATGTCCTGGGGCTGTCCTCCATGTCTTTTTCAAACTGCTATGAGGGGCCAGAATTTAGAAATTACCTGAAGTGCCTTAAAGGCTCTAGGCCATTTTATAGTCGTGCGTAAAATCGACGGCGTAGCCCCGCAGACACCTCTGCGTCTACCCCGGAccctacgctgtagcctgacgcgcacctctcgaaaaatgtaactgcaAGTAGCAGCGACGCACGTTGCTCGGCCgcggcttggtagcgttgcatttcccttggctcatttcctggttctctaTACACAActtgaaatcaaggagagggttaactttttctgctacagatttcccaccttggtcagaaagcacaggggagacactttgtttctctcactatgactctagagttgaTACTCactccaaagctaatcgccgtcactctctcgcTCTATCACTCACtacacacgcacatacgcaCATGCCGGCTTGatgcgcacaagtataaacatcaagCCAcctacgtaggctacggcgagagctctgcgtggagcctccgcacaactgtaaaacagcctttaccctcaatttccaccaactgcggaacggctgcgtaAACGCTCCGGAAAGGCGGTGGAGTCGTTAGGTTTCtgttaaagtcaatgtgtgtatttccactgactgcggaacggctgcgttccgactccggcacagctccggcgagccgcagccctccggagcagatacgcagagcttctatttttgccggatgCCGGAAAGCTCCGCAGCAGTTCAGCACagggcagatagtgcgggacaggaagtcgagcacagaaacaaaataaaacatccgttaattttcaaaataaaatacaccgtgctcacggtgtatcatatttccctgcactacaccttgaaaacgtcATAATGGGCGGAGACGAGcctgaaacaaactgttgttggttttgtggttctgtttatagAAACTACCTCCTGTTGTTATATTGCGCAATCATATGTGAAATCGCGAggtctcgtgggtcctcgtgacttcagctgtcagtcatgacCGCAGCCGTTCggaacaaatccggacctggtgggtattgaaggacagcggagcacggagccgacacgcagcggagctGATCCACAGCCGTtctgcagttggtggaaataTGTGGTTATAATTTATACATACACAGTCAACCACGTCAGCGTTGTAAGGCGAATCAGCACTTGGTATAAAAGTTGTCGTGTCCCTGTGACCTGTCTTTAGCGTGACTCTGGTGAGCTGTGCCGCACTACGCTTTGCCACACCATTCTGTGTTGTGTCGAGCTGAacattttcctgtgttttttttttttttttttttaagaggacttaaaaatgtcttaaaagtcatttaatttgctgttaaaaaatATACAGATACCCTGAATAATGAACTTTTCCTTCATTCAGGCTCATCCGAGATGTCATCGTCATCCAGTTCATACTGTGAGGATGAGTGTGGAGCTACAGGCTACAGCAGCGAGGTGGATTCAGTCCCCTCAAAAGGCATCATGGACTACAACACGACATGGTCACCAATTGAtctgagtgagagtgtgtggcATGATCACAGCTACTCATCTCCTGCTTTCTTCAACCAGCCATCAGTAACCCTTCCTCACAAAGGTATCAAAGAGGAGCCTCTcagtgaagatgatgatgacggGCCAAGGTTTGACGACAGGGAGCTGAGTCGTGATGAGCTGCGCGCCCGTGCCTTGTGCATCCCGTTCTCTGTCCTGCAGATTGTCAACATGCCTGTGGAGGAGTTCCTGGAGGTCCTTGACGGTCATGGCTTCTCCCCGGAACAGGTGACCCTCCTGAGGGATATCCGCAGACGGGGAAAGAACAAACTGGCTGCGCAAAACTGCCGGAAGCGCAAACTAGATGCCATCACAGGGCTGCAGGAGGAGGTGGAAAGGCTGCATGCGCAGAGAGGCAGGCTACTGAGGGAGAAACAGCTTACAGCCAAGACAATGGGTGCTGTGGGCCAGCAGATAAAGCAGCTGACCAGAGACGTACTGGCCCGGCTGAGGGACAACTCAGGACGGCCCCTGAACCCAGAACGATTCACCCTGCAGTGCGGGGCTAATGGGAGGGTTGTAGTTCAGCCTGTAAGACGGCCTGCTGTCTCCACATCAACAGGCAACAAAACAgacaagaggaagaaggagaaaaaGCAATGATGCAGTATTGCCAGCTGAGACTTGAGCTTCTAGGTTTTTGGATATTTCTGAACTTACTTGCCTGACTCTGGTTTTGGGACCTCCTCTTTTGCAAAAGTGCATGTGGATTCACCACTGTTGGGACCCTAAATCGATAAAagctgcaaaaagaaaagaaactcaGAACATAGATAATTAAAATATCTGTAAATACAATTTCTCATGTGGAAAAATGTAGCTTACACACTGGACATTTTTTGCTTATTGAAGATGGACAAGGCACGATGGGCAGTTTAATGGATCAGCTAAACTGCTGGCGATGCTACCAGTCTCTTTTGTGCATGTTAACATTAAAGTTGAGTCTTACAAACTTAGACAACCAGACATGTCTGTTAACATGCCCAGCAGTGTGACACTTACTGGATAGCGATCTCGTAGGGAggattatgtttgtttgtttccatgTAATCTCGCCTCTCGATATATCCCTACTTAGTATAAGGAGGAGGTTGAAGATTGTATTTATTAAAGTTTCTGAGGTTCCTGAAATGCTTATATGCATCGTGAAACTGTCGAGGgcagtatcttttttttttttttcataatggtaAGTTTATTTCTGTGATGAGAATATTGGGACATTGCCTATCTAAAGTTTACAGCTTTGTTTCTGATATTTTAAGGCATGTATTGTTCAGTAGAAATTTGTACTGAATGTTGTTTTCCTTATGTCGTGATGACATACAATATACCAATGATTAAACTGACAAGGCCTTAATTTGCATTGGATACGTGTTTTGGTTATTATGTGTGCACATGATCCACAGATGCACATTAtcataacaaaaatattttttaggaGGCtaccatttaatttttttcaataatattGAATAATTCGTTTCAAGCACAATTTTTCTTAACCCATTTTTTTCAGTTACGTAAGCGTTTTGGCAAGATTATATTCTACCTCACGCCTTAGTTTGTTATAGATTTTGGCTAAATAAAACCATTTCCTTTTTAGGGGAACTTAAATGCACTCAACTACAAATTCTTCATTATTTAAATGGCCCTAAACCATCCCATTTcctgggaaaaataaaaaagtataaaatcaACTATTTAATGTTAATTTGGATGttgctttttatatatttgcGATAAGTTTTTGGTAACATTTGCCGTTCATGGGCACACATCTTTAAACAGTCAGCTGAGTGAGTTAAATGGAGGAAGGTGCATAAAGTAGTGGTATAACTCATGAAGTATTTATTCTATTCCctcacaaatgtgtttttaattttctgGTTTGATAAAGAGTTTACTTTGTTAAATTTCAAacagtttttctttgtttctgggTGCAAATGTTTTTGATTGCATGGTGATTGTTGACTGTTGATAGTATGATTTTTGCTTAGGAAATTTGAAATGCTTTTGCTGACATTGTTCTTTctgatttaaaaacataaaaacaaaacagcctgTCTCATTCTTGTGTCACTGTTTTAGGAGCGTAGCTACACCTCTTTTGAATAGCCAGCATTGATAACGGGATATCAGCAAGCTAAATTATGCTTTTTGATGAGAGACGTAACCTTGATGGTGATTAAATGATGTAGTCCGAAAAAATCCTAAAGTAGTTTAAGACCTTACGGTCCTTGTACCACAGCCTTTAAAGGACCGAGGGCTTACACTAAATGGCATATTTCAGTGGCGGAGTTTTTGTGTCTTGGACTTTGCAAAACAAGCTGTACAGAGAGATGCTATAGATCCACATGTCGTATTAAGCAAATCAGAGGTAAAGGGAATAAAGCAATGCAAGGGTAGCAAAAGCAGTGGTTCCtgtacaattttaaataaagtCAATTAAAAATTTAGAAACATAGGTCAAGAAATTGCACACTTTAGATCCTGAGAAACCATCCAAGTGGTTTATGTGAGCATTGTCAGGTTCAACGAGGAGTCTGTTGTGCATGTAATCATGGACTGTAATAGGTATTTGTTACAGTGTCTTTTAcatattttgtattgtaatatTCCTATTATATATGCATGTTCTTGACTGTTGCAGTACTTTGCTTTAGGTTGGAATTGCTCTTAATATAATAACATTAATTGACATGTTCAGTGGAGCAAACAGTTTGTTTCTTACATTTTCTCAGAGAAACAGGATTAATGGATCTAATCGCTGATCCACATTCCGAAGCTgaaggtggcggtaatgcacgtAATACGTTGGTTGTCAACTGCAGTTCAAACCCCTAAAGAAGAAGATAGCACGAGGCGCAAACAGCGCAAACGCAAAGGTAAAGGAGAGAAGATCATTTTCCTTCTAGGCTCCCGTAGAAGTAGAAATCCTACAATTAGCTTTTGGCGCCTCTACCGCCCTGCAGCCGAGATAAAGCCATAAAGCGAAGGCTGACCGCGTGTTAAGAAGGCATCGCCGAAGCCGTTCCTGTTGTTTTTAGGGTGCGTATGCAGTAGTAATCTATTTTATACGCTGCATCATAATCGATTGACCAAGGCAAGCTAACGGTAGCTTTCTTTTGCAAGTTGGACATTGTTGCAGGCAACGCAGTGTGCGCAGAAAGTGAGCCATAACGTTACGTTACCACAACaatattagctagctagctataatGTTACCTTTTAACTTAAGGCTGCTTAGCTACATCACCACATTGTTTGCTATTTTATCTCAGAGTATATTGCAATGTTTTGACTAAGTCACATTAATGTCAGCTATCGTTAGATACAACTAGAAGTGTCTAGCTATATCAAGATTTTGTTGCATCCTTTGGGCCTTGAGCGTTTGTATCTTGGCGAGCCTGGCGTTTACCGTAAATTGCTTATTGAaagtgctaatgttagcatcaCTAACTTAAGTTGTTCCTTCACACCACGCATCTTAATCAACCGCCAATGTCTGAAATACTATCAGCTAATTACATTTACAGTTTGCACGTAGGCTATCCTACGTTACGTTATATTGGGATTTGGCTGGCTTTGGATATTCTTTTGCACAACACCTAACGTTAACGTCAGCTAAATTGGTTTGCAACTTAGCATTAACACGTTAATAGTATTGATGTATAAGCGTTTCCGTGTTCATGTACGTTAATGTTACCGATATTTAGTTTAGATGGCATCAGTTAGGCTACAACAAGTTAATATGGGGCATTATTGTCTCACTTTTCTTTCCTTCAACTTAATGTGGATAACAGCAGTATCTTTATGCATATCCATGTGAATTAGTTGAATGGCATTGCAAGAACAGTTTTAAAAAGTTCTCACactccttcctttttttttagtgcACAACATGGGCAAGAAGCAGAACACCAAGGGTAACGTGAAGAAGGAtgcacaggacacacaggaagAGCCTGAGGaatttgttgtggaaaaagtaCTTGACCAACGTCTGGTCAATGGGAAAGTAGAATTCTTCCTGAAGTGGAAAGGGTTTACAGAGTGAGTTCCTCGGGACACCTCCCCCCTGCTGAGCTGGAAGGGCTTCCCTGGTATGGGGTTGTGCCATGCTTTTGTCCATAGCTATTTTGGTTGCATAAATAAGCTGCCGTTCTGCCTAGAAGCTAGTTAACTATGTTGTTGCATCTCTATGGAAATATGTCTTAAGGGGTGTTTTGTGCAAATGGTGACCCTCTCCCTGCTTATTTAGGGCTGACAATACCTGGGAGCCAGAGGAGAACCTGGATTGTCCAGAACTGATTTCAGCATTTTTGGAAGCACAGAAGAATGTTAAGGAGAAGCCTGCTCCCGTTAAGAGAAAGGCATCAACAGATGAGCCAGAGACGGAAGCCAAGAAGAAAGATGTGAGTTCACAGTTTCACATTCCTCTCCAACCCACATTTTGAGATGATACCAGTTGAATTTAGCAGTGGGGATCCTTCACATGACTGTCTCCAAATTCTGTAAAATGATGATGTCATATGTAAACATTACCTTGTTtagtaggggtgcacgattcagaaaatgtcatgaTTCAATATCAATTTTTGGGCTCAAGATTTGATTCAAAATTGATttttcgattcaaaaatgattctcaatttatatttaaaaaaaaaaaaacttcacagtatgtaaatgtagttacttttcccatgtgactgtaatagacatacaatttaaaaaaccGCAACAAATTTAAATGTAGTTTCATATTACGTtatgtcttcatacaaaaataaaaaccttttgACACTAAAAAGTGCAAAGCTTTTGCCAGCTTTCAAATACGTTAATAATTCAAGTATTAAATAAAACCGTTAAAAGAATTTTGGTCAGAGTTTGAGTTTAGAGCATTGAATACAAATGtgaatagatttattttttcgGCACACTCCTATTGTTTAGACTACACACAAATTGTTAAAGCAATTGTTGTCACTATTTGTAGGCTGAGAAACCACGTGGCTTCGCTAGGAACCTCGACCCAGAACGAATAATTGGCGCAACAGACAGTAGCGGGGAGTTGATGTTCTTGATGAAATGGTGAGTACAGAAGGAAATTGTCACTTTATGTGCACACAGCTcaaactgtttatttatttatttatttatttttttgcacttgAAACATGAAGTATTCCCTCAGAGATAAGTAAGATGTACATTCAGCCAGGTACTGCTGCTGTAGCAGAATTTCCCTCAAGTTTAAGGAACGTCTAAACTGAGGTGAAAAATAATGATTTGCTGACACAAGGGTCCACGGTTGCTGTAATGTTTTTCTCccccctttttttcctttttaggaAAGACTCCGATGAAGCAGATTTGGTCCCAGCCCGTGAGGCCAACACTCGCTGCCCTCAGGTGGTCATTTCTTTCTATGAGGAGAGACTGACATGGCATTCCTGTCCAGAGGACGAGGCTCAGTAGAATGGTCCCTGCAGTCCTCTGCACCCCTTTCCTCAGGACTGACTTTTCTCCTCTGGCTTCTTAGTTTTAGCTATTTTAGTTATTTTCAAAGATGTTTCAACCCTCGCATTGTATGGCCGCCAAGGAGAGCTATGTTGTTGTACATATAAAAGGAACTGATTGGGGCGGGTGGGGTTGTTACGTATAATGAAAGAAGTCTTCTGTTATCATACAATAATTGATGTTATGGCAGTTTAGAAAGCATACTCTTTGATAGAACCCACCACTGCCCATATTCATTCCTGGTCAAAGTTTGTAAATTCTAAATGGCTACTTTGGTCTGTTAAGGTGTCAACCACCTCTTCTAGTTTGAAAGTGCATTTTGTAAACTCTGTCTGTAAATATGATTTGAAGTTCTAAATAAAGGTTTTATGTGACCAAATTCCACTTCTTAGCTTTTATGGTTCCGAGGAAAAAATGTCTTAAGGATTAGCAAAGAAAAACACCTATGCAGGCTTAACTATGGATGTTAATCTATATTTTGACAACTTGATTTACTTTTGGTCAAGATAATTTgttgaaaactggaattgtggACAAATTAGAGCTTACAATTTGATTTGGTTGAAATTTTCATTCTTGCACTGGCGGTTTATGTACATTCATAATAGTCATTGCCCTTGGTGCcaataaaaacaataagaaAATTCCAAAATGTTTGTGACCACATTCATGAAAGTGTTTTTCTGCTGGCCCCTAATGAGGACATGTTTGACCTCTAACCTAAGTATGTTTTAATTTGTCTTGTTTCCTGCTAAAGACATGTCCGAGGGTCTAAGAGTTTACATGGTAATGCTTCAGTCTTAAAGAGCTGAGTCACTCAATGGCACAGACATGAATAATGTAGAGAAGCAAACCTACCCTGTTAGTTTATTATTGCTGACACGGGCACACTGTACATGTAGACCGTTGTCTTTGGATATGTCCTCAACTCCTCTTGTCTACCTGAATCTGAGGCCAATCTGCATATGTGGGTAGTAAGAATGTTCACAGCATTTTGATTTGAGACTATACTTTAATTCCACTGAATGCAGCCCTTAATTACCAGTTAAgttgtacagaaaaaaaaaaaaagcgagaaGCTAAATAATCCTGATGGAAGTCCATCTTTGCTTTCAATTGTAACTTGTAAGATTTGAAATGCTGGACTTTTATTTTATGACTATCTTTCTATTGCTACTTTTACCTGGGTAAGTCATTTCAACCCCTGCCAGTCTGTGGGGACACCCTCTAATATCATTAAAGCTCAGTACTTACCACTAACAAACAGCTGGGTTAGTAAGTTATGGGTGTCTCTCGGGCCATGTAGCCAGATGGCATGGCCAGCTCTGCAGCAGTGTGGAGAACTCATGACTGCAGGGCATTGGGGATGGACTTTGGACCTTCGTGCATTAGTGTAGATAAAGTTCCTAAGGCTACTCACAAGAGTTTCTGGTTTCTGTAGAAAACCCCCCCATGACATCTCTAAACAAAGTGACAACAGCCTCTTCCTAAAATGTAGATAATAAAAAGCAAGAGTTTCAACAAGTGAGTCATGGTACATCTCAAATCTAGAAATATCTTGATTGAGACAAGCCTCTAAATCAGTGCAGCAGAGCCATTACTTGCATCCTAATCTCAGATCATCACATATTacaacacacaactacacatGCTGTCTCTACAATGACAACAGTCAACCCATTATCAAGCACTTGCTATGgaacattttctgaaaatatAATTGGGTTAACGTCATATTGCTGCATGGCATGACATAGACACAAACTGACAGGTCGAAGCTGAAGAACTGTTAGATATGGGATGTTAAATGTAaca
This window encodes:
- the nfe2l3 gene encoding nuclear factor erythroid 2-related factor 3, which codes for MQIAKKYLTEGLIQLTILLSLIGVRVDIDSYLSDYYTPLIEINVGPSSAYTQTPFHNLRDTLDGYSVHPKCPELDYFFASRRLLDEVRTLGSPRFPTQLNAWLVHQVSATDKADCGPSTSNNTDTNSGLENPGDEVRNDSEHLPDSGQEVCKTTPELGQRPCSAGACGFFKEEEDVKVKEEEEPVPLTQLAHSSTLEQESLLEGITALSDPARHHPPAIDIDQHWSNLLSLSVTDLDDLDSLVTERLSDLGTDITSAISQDVSLHDAMVTSAGAFGVASERAESRPVTQQQGTLLRLDSHSDASPGMAVGLAALPFATVCNLTGNVSSHSALGGCLDEAVFDQINQLGLEGLDTQLMGSLESIDPQVLEDLDSDSGLSLESSSGGPVSPGSSEMSSSSSSYCEDECGATGYSSEVDSVPSKGIMDYNTTWSPIDLSESVWHDHSYSSPAFFNQPSVTLPHKGIKEEPLSEDDDDGPRFDDRELSRDELRARALCIPFSVLQIVNMPVEEFLEVLDGHGFSPEQVTLLRDIRRRGKNKLAAQNCRKRKLDAITGLQEEVERLHAQRGRLLREKQLTAKTMGAVGQQIKQLTRDVLARLRDNSGRPLNPERFTLQCGANGRVVVQPVRRPAVSTSTGNKTDKRKKEKKQ
- the cbx3a gene encoding chromobox protein homolog 3a isoform X1, which codes for MHVIRWLSTAVQTPKEEDSTRRKQRKRKVHNMGKKQNTKGNVKKDAQDTQEEPEEFVVEKVLDQRLVNGKVEFFLKWKGFTEADNTWEPEENLDCPELISAFLEAQKNVKEKPAPVKRKASTDEPETEAKKKDAEKPRGFARNLDPERIIGATDSSGELMFLMKWKDSDEADLVPAREANTRCPQVVISFYEERLTWHSCPEDEAQ
- the cbx3a gene encoding chromobox protein homolog 3a isoform X2, with the translated sequence MHNMGKKQNTKGNVKKDAQDTQEEPEEFVVEKVLDQRLVNGKVEFFLKWKGFTEADNTWEPEENLDCPELISAFLEAQKNVKEKPAPVKRKASTDEPETEAKKKDAEKPRGFARNLDPERIIGATDSSGELMFLMKWKDSDEADLVPAREANTRCPQVVISFYEERLTWHSCPEDEAQ
- the cbx3a gene encoding chromobox protein homolog 3a isoform X3; translated protein: MGKKQNTKGNVKKDAQDTQEEPEEFVVEKVLDQRLVNGKVEFFLKWKGFTEADNTWEPEENLDCPELISAFLEAQKNVKEKPAPVKRKASTDEPETEAKKKDAEKPRGFARNLDPERIIGATDSSGELMFLMKWKDSDEADLVPAREANTRCPQVVISFYEERLTWHSCPEDEAQ